The following proteins come from a genomic window of Armatimonadota bacterium:
- a CDS encoding family 10 glycosylhydrolase, which produces MPGYGAALRVLLAAAVLLAWPAGPAWHAAAAAVDPAPTAAPDRPSWLPRRALWIEVSANLPLLSSRAAIRGLVARVRAAGIDTLIPEAKNAWGFVTYESGFAPHIRTSPVARSFSPSYPPPREWYPEAFDPLATVIEEAHAAGLQVHVAVNVFGAGLDREGVGLAFERPAWREVHATGTPGEAGVTLASGAGTPGAIVFTNPAHPEVQLYELAVLWEIVSRYPIDGIVLDRARYSALSADFSELTRARFEAALDRPLVRWPDEVLRPSGESLRRGPLFGAWVAWRARVIREFVRAAGQLVRRIRPGIPLAMYVGAWYPTAYEVGQNWGRPDAPPLFSAWTPAWGEASLLPHLDYLIAGLYYPSLSPREALFQRRPPWRSVAGGAALAREVTRGTPVLGGIWLQLYAADRARGRRAIRTAARQTDGVMVFDLSDVIQGDWWEAIAHP; this is translated from the coding sequence ATGCCCGGGTACGGAGCCGCGCTGCGGGTGCTGCTGGCCGCGGCCGTGCTGCTGGCGTGGCCGGCGGGACCTGCCTGGCATGCGGCCGCCGCCGCGGTCGATCCCGCCCCCACGGCCGCCCCCGACCGTCCCTCCTGGCTGCCCCGCCGTGCGCTCTGGATCGAGGTATCGGCGAACCTCCCGCTGCTGAGCAGCCGGGCGGCCATCCGAGGTCTGGTAGCCCGGGTTCGGGCGGCCGGCATAGATACCCTTATCCCCGAGGCGAAGAACGCCTGGGGGTTTGTCACCTACGAGTCCGGCTTCGCCCCGCATATCCGGACCTCCCCGGTGGCGCGATCCTTTTCCCCGTCCTACCCTCCGCCGCGGGAATGGTACCCGGAGGCGTTCGACCCGCTGGCCACGGTGATCGAGGAGGCACACGCAGCGGGGCTGCAGGTACACGTCGCAGTCAACGTCTTCGGTGCGGGGCTGGACCGCGAGGGGGTGGGCCTGGCCTTTGAGCGACCCGCGTGGCGGGAGGTGCACGCGACCGGGACGCCGGGGGAGGCAGGCGTCACGCTGGCCTCCGGAGCGGGGACGCCTGGGGCCATCGTCTTTACCAACCCTGCGCACCCCGAGGTGCAGCTCTACGAGCTGGCCGTCCTGTGGGAGATCGTCTCGCGCTACCCCATCGACGGGATAGTCCTGGACCGGGCGCGCTATTCCGCCTTGTCGGCCGACTTCTCCGAGCTGACCCGGGCCCGATTCGAGGCGGCGCTGGACCGTCCGCTCGTCCGCTGGCCGGACGAGGTCCTCCGGCCCTCCGGGGAGAGCCTGCGCCGAGGGCCCCTCTTTGGCGCCTGGGTGGCGTGGCGCGCCCGTGTGATCCGGGAATTTGTGCGGGCAGCCGGACAGTTAGTACGCCGAATTCGCCCGGGGATCCCGCTGGCCATGTACGTGGGGGCGTGGTATCCCACGGCGTATGAGGTCGGACAGAACTGGGGTCGTCCCGACGCACCCCCGCTGTTTTCGGCCTGGACCCCGGCGTGGGGCGAGGCCTCCCTGCTCCCCCACCTGGACTACCTGATTGCTGGCCTGTACTACCCCTCGCTCTCACCGCGAGAGGCCCTCTTCCAGAGGAGGCCGCCCTGGCGCAGCGTCGCCGGCGGAGCGGCCCTCGCCCGGGAGGTGACGCGCGGCACCCCGGTGCTGGGAGGGATCTGGCTCCAGCTGTACGCCGCGGACCGGGCGCGCGGCAGGCGAGCGATCCGCACGGCCGCCCGCCAGACCGACGGCGTCATGGTGTTTGATCTCTCAGATGTGATTCAGGGAGACTGGTGGGAGGCGATAGCCCATCCCTGA
- a CDS encoding carboxypeptidase M32, with product MPQIPEAIEQLRAHLAPIVDLRHAAGVLGWDQQTHMPPGGGRARAEQLATLSRLIHEMFTSRRTGELLEAAERAAEQLDPDSDEAALVRVTRRDYDRATKLPSEFVAARSRASSLSIEAWRQARPANDFAAFCPHLQQMVDYARRTADYLGYAQHPYDALLDLYEPLMTSREVTELFARLREGIVPLVRAIAAAPQVDDSVLHQEYDEAKQQSFALEVVQAFGYDISRGRLDRAPHPFAASFSRDDARITTRFDRRFFNPAVFAIFHEAGHAMYHQGMAPSLERTPLAGGASLGVHESQSRMWENLVGRSRPFWQHYFPRLRELFPEQLTGVDAEGFYRAVNKVQPSLIRVEADEVTYNLHIILRFELEKALVEGSLRVEDAPGAWNARMAEYLGVTPPSDADGLMQDIHWASGSIGYFPTYTLGNVMAAQLFAAALREHPALPEDFARGEFRVLLEWLRKHVHRHGRKFFPQDLLQRATGSRLTPEPYLRYLWVKFGEIYGISAPETAGLSFP from the coding sequence ATGCCGCAAATCCCTGAAGCCATAGAGCAGCTCAGGGCGCACCTGGCGCCCATCGTCGACCTGCGCCACGCCGCCGGGGTTCTGGGCTGGGACCAGCAGACCCACATGCCTCCCGGCGGTGGGAGGGCGCGGGCGGAGCAGCTGGCCACCCTCAGCCGGCTCATCCACGAGATGTTCACCTCCCGGCGCACGGGGGAGCTGCTGGAGGCGGCGGAGCGGGCAGCGGAGCAGCTCGATCCCGACTCCGACGAGGCGGCACTGGTACGCGTGACGCGGCGCGACTATGACCGGGCGACGAAGCTCCCCTCCGAGTTTGTCGCCGCCCGCAGCCGCGCCTCCAGCCTGAGCATTGAGGCGTGGCGGCAGGCCCGTCCGGCCAACGACTTCGCCGCCTTCTGTCCGCACCTGCAGCAGATGGTGGACTACGCCCGCCGCACTGCCGACTACCTGGGATATGCCCAGCACCCCTATGACGCGCTGCTGGACCTCTACGAGCCGTTGATGACCTCGCGGGAGGTGACCGAGCTGTTCGCCAGACTGCGGGAGGGGATCGTACCGCTCGTGCGCGCCATCGCTGCGGCGCCGCAGGTGGATGACAGCGTTCTGCACCAGGAATACGACGAGGCGAAGCAACAGAGCTTCGCTCTGGAGGTGGTCCAGGCCTTCGGCTACGACATCTCCCGCGGCCGCCTCGACCGGGCGCCGCACCCCTTTGCCGCCAGCTTCAGCCGTGACGATGCCCGCATCACCACCCGGTTCGACCGTCGCTTTTTCAACCCGGCGGTCTTCGCCATCTTCCACGAGGCGGGCCACGCTATGTACCACCAGGGGATGGCTCCCTCCCTGGAGCGGACCCCGCTTGCCGGTGGCGCCAGCCTGGGCGTCCACGAGTCCCAGTCGCGGATGTGGGAGAACCTGGTCGGGCGCAGCCGGCCGTTTTGGCAGCACTACTTCCCCCGACTGCGAGAGCTCTTCCCGGAGCAGCTCACGGGGGTAGACGCGGAGGGATTCTACCGGGCGGTAAACAAGGTGCAGCCGAGTTTGATTCGGGTAGAGGCCGACGAGGTTACCTACAACCTGCACATCATCCTGCGCTTCGAGCTGGAGAAGGCCCTGGTGGAGGGGTCGCTCAGGGTGGAGGACGCCCCGGGGGCCTGGAACGCCAGGATGGCCGAATACCTGGGGGTGACGCCCCCCAGCGACGCCGACGGCCTGATGCAGGACATCCACTGGGCCAGCGGCTCCATCGGCTACTTCCCCACCTACACGCTGGGGAACGTGATGGCAGCCCAGCTCTTCGCTGCGGCCCTGCGGGAGCATCCCGCGCTCCCAGAGGATTTCGCCCGGGGGGAGTTCCGGGTGCTGCTTGAGTGGCTGCGGAAGCACGTCCACCGGCACGGGCGGAAGTTTTTCCCACAGGACCTCCTGCAGCGCGCCACAGGCAGCCGCCTCACCCCTGAGCCGTACCTGCGATACCTGTGGGTCAAATTTGGCGAGATCTACGGGATCAGCGCACCGGAAACGGCTGGTCTAAGTTTCCCTTGA
- a CDS encoding radical SAM protein, translating into MPFRWSINPYRGCAHACVYCYARLTHWFLDQDGIRDWSSRIFVKVNAPEVLRRELTRPTWRREQVHIGTATDPYQPAEGTYRITRRVLEVLSNADTPVALVTKSTMVVRDRDVLGKLARGPGALVMFSLTTVDPALAREIEPDVPPPQRRLEAMCMLAEAGVATGVFLAPVLPGITDGEEQLAAVVEAARAYGASALFTNTLHLGQVTREAFFSYLEHKRPALVPEYERLYRGKYAPRATQQRIQQVVAALKARAGFAGPPVRPAPVPSAQLRLL; encoded by the coding sequence ATGCCCTTCCGGTGGTCGATTAACCCGTATAGGGGATGCGCTCACGCCTGCGTGTACTGCTACGCCCGGCTCACGCACTGGTTCCTGGACCAGGACGGGATCCGCGACTGGTCCTCCCGAATCTTCGTCAAGGTAAACGCGCCGGAGGTGCTGCGCCGGGAGCTCACCCGACCCACCTGGCGCCGGGAGCAGGTGCACATCGGCACGGCCACTGACCCCTACCAGCCAGCGGAGGGTACCTACCGCATCACCCGCCGGGTCCTGGAGGTGTTGAGTAACGCCGACACGCCGGTCGCCCTGGTCACCAAATCTACCATGGTCGTCCGTGACCGGGACGTCCTGGGGAAGCTGGCCCGGGGACCCGGGGCCCTGGTCATGTTCAGCCTGACCACGGTGGACCCGGCCCTCGCCCGGGAGATTGAGCCCGACGTCCCCCCGCCGCAGCGACGTCTAGAGGCCATGTGCATGCTGGCAGAGGCAGGGGTGGCCACGGGCGTCTTCCTGGCTCCTGTGCTCCCGGGGATCACCGACGGGGAGGAGCAGCTGGCTGCGGTGGTGGAGGCGGCCAGGGCCTACGGGGCCTCCGCCCTCTTCACAAATACCCTCCACCTGGGCCAGGTCACACGGGAGGCGTTCTTTTCCTACCTGGAGCACAAGCGACCCGCCCTCGTGCCGGAGTACGAGCGTCTCTACCGGGGCAAGTATGCGCCCCGGGCCACGCAGCAGCGGATCCAGCAGGTTGTTGCCGCCCTCAAGGCGCGCGCGGGCTTTGCGGGCCCGCCGGTGAGACCAGCTCCTGTCCCTTCCGCCCAGCTCCGGTTGCTTTAG